The window AAGACCGCGCCCGTCCACTGCAGTGAATAGGAATCGCATCGTCGCGCCCATTAGGCCGGAGATCGCACCCGATGCGCCGACCATCGGCACCATCTGACCCTGATTGAAAAGCAGGAACGTCGCGGCGCCGACGACCGCGCAAAGCGCAAACAGCGCGAGGAAGCGCACCGTTCCGACGCGATTGGCGACCGCTCCGCCGAAGGCGAGGAGCCAAGCGCCGTTGAGACCCAGATGCAGCCAATCCCCGTGCACAAGCGTGTGCGTGAGAAATGACGTCACCGTAGCGACGTCTCCTCCCGGGAGCTCCGCGGCGAACCCGGAGTAGCGCGTCGGGATGAACGCCAGGGCCAACGTCAGCCAGATGTCCCAATCCTGCGACAGCCCCATCCGCACGAGGTGAACGGCCACCATCGCGCCGAGCACCGCGAGCACGCTGCCCGGCACGTTGAACATTGGCTCATGTCGGCTCACTGGGACCTCGTCACTGCCTCGCACGCAAGGCGGGCAGAGTTAACGGGAGCTGTCCGCCCCAGCAAGTCCCGCCTCCGTCACGATCCGTCAATGCTGGCACGGATGCTGCTCCTGAAGAGCCACAGCCGGATCAACGGACCGATTTTGTCCCGATCCGGGACGACCATTTAAAGGGCCCCGACGGGGCGTGGCTCTAA of the Hyphomicrobium album genome contains:
- a CDS encoding rhomboid family intramembrane serine protease; the protein is MSRHEPMFNVPGSVLAVLGAMVAVHLVRMGLSQDWDIWLTLALAFIPTRYSGFAAELPGGDVATVTSFLTHTLVHGDWLHLGLNGAWLLAFGGAVANRVGTVRFLALFALCAVVGAATFLLFNQGQMVPMVGASGAISGLMGATMRFLFTAVDGRGLAALREDPRSAPLMPLTTALTDQRVVLVTIVFLFANILAVFGLGSVGTSGIAWEAHIGGYFAGLLTFGFFDAPQTDNPSGTARLH